One region of Kogia breviceps isolate mKogBre1 chromosome 17, mKogBre1 haplotype 1, whole genome shotgun sequence genomic DNA includes:
- the GRINA gene encoding protein lifeguard 1, which yields MSHEKSFLVSADSYPPPNPGYPGGPQSSLPPYPGAPYPQPPFQPSPYGQTGYPQGPSSYPQGGYPQGPYPPGGYPQGPYPPGGYPQGPYPQGGYPQGPYPQSPFPPNPYGQPQAFPAQDSGSPQHGNYHEEGPPSYYDNQDFPATNWDDKSIRQAFIRKVFLVLTLQLSVTLSTVAVFTFVGEVKGFVRENVWTYYVSYAVFFISLIVLSCCGDFRRKHPWNLVALSILTVSLSYMVGMIASFYNTEAVIMAVGITTTVCFTVVIFSMQTRYDFTSCMGVLLVSMVVLIIFAILCIFVRNRILEIVYASLGALLFTCFLAVDTQLLLGNKQLSLSPEEYVFAALNLYTDIINIFLYILTIIGRAKE from the exons ATGTCCCATGAAAAGAGTTTCTTGGTGTCCGCGGACAGCTATCCTCCCCCCAACCCTGGATATCCTGGGGGGCCCCAGTCCTCCTTGCCTCCCTACCCAGGGGCCCCTTACCCACAGCCTCCGTTCCAGCCTTCCCCCTATGGCCAGACAGGGTATCCCCAGGGCCCCAGCTCCTACCCTCAGGGGGGCTACCCCCAGGGCCCCTACCCCCCAGGAGGCTACCCCCAGGGCCCGTACCCCCCAGGAGGCTACCCTCAGGGCCCATACCCCCAAGGGGGCTACCCTCAGGGGCCGTATCCACAGAGCCCCTTTCCCCCCAACCCCTATGGACAACCACAGGCCTTCCCGGCACAGGATTCTGGCT CACCTCAGCACGGGAACTATCACGAGGAGGGCCCCCCATCCTACTACGACAACCAGGACTTCCCTGCCACCAACTGGGATGACAAGAGCATCCGGCAGGCCTTCATCCGGAAG GTGTTCCTGGTGCTGACCCTGCAGCTGTCCGTGACTCTGTCCACCGTGGCCGTGTTCACCTTCGTCGGGGAGGTGAAGGGCTTTGTCCGGGAGAACGTCTGGACCTACTACGTCTCCTACGCTGTCTTCTTCATCTCCCTCATCGTCCTCAGCTGCTGTGGGGACTTCCGGCGAAAGCACCCCTGGAACCTCGTCGCACTG TCGATCCTGACCGTCAGCCTGTCCTACATGGTGGGCATGATCGCCAGCTTCTACAACACCGAGGCGGTCATCATGGCCGTAGGCATCACCACGACCGTCTGCTTCACGGTGGTCATCTTCTCCATGCAG ACCCGCTACGACTTCACCTCGTGCATGGGCGTGCTTCTGGTGAGCATGGTGGTGCTGATCATCTTCGCCATCCTCTGCATCTTTGTCCGGAACCGCATCCTGGAGATCGTGTACGCCTCGCTCGGCGCTCTGCTCTTCACCTGC TTCCTGGCAGTGGACACCCAGCTGCTGCTGGGCAACAAGCAGCTGTCCCTGAGCCCGGAGGAGTACGTGTTTGCCGCGCTGAACCTGTACACCGACATCATCAACATCTTCCTGTACATCCTTACCATCATCGGCCGCGCCAAGGAGTAG